The DNA sequence GGAAGAAGGCTGCTGTCGTCATTCGTTGATGGGAGGAACTTCGTCATCGTTCATAAACACAGTGGGAAAGAGGGACTTTGCATTGGGGTTCTTCCTCGTGCATGGTTTTTGGCTTTTTGCAATAGATAACCGGTTCAATTGAACCAGTTGTCTTGTGTATGGTTCGACTTAGGCTCAATGGATAATTGGTTCAATCAACTAGGTAGGATTGTTTGGTTTGATTCAAGTGTGACCTGGCCTGAGTGGAACCAAGCGAGCACCCGACCCACCCAGCGCTTGGGCCTAGGCAAGCGCCTAGGTCGCGCTTGAGTGAAAATGCCTGCCTAGCCCAATATGCGAGCACTCAGGCCTCGCCTTACCTTTTTTGGGCACCTAGGTGAGCGCCTAGGTGCCAAGTGACTTCATTGCTTTCAATATCTTTTATGTGATTGTAtcgtttaattttttttgttaaatatgcTGTCAAACCAATTAATCTACCAATTTAATAATGACACAGTGACCCAAAGCCTGATCTGCTCATTGCCTAGCCCTGTTCTAATAATTATGTTATTGAGTCGATAGAGAGAATATTTTGACCCTACATCACTAACTAGTAAACTATAGATGACAAACATGTATATACATTCAACTTACGGAGATGTGAGAATATATAAAAAGGCAGGATCTCCTTTTGTTGTAATTGTTCTCTAAATGTTTTGCTCCATTGTGGTTAGTGACTTGATCATGGGTGGATCTGGGATTAGCTAAAGTAGGGATTGAAGGAAGATTCGAATAGTTTCAGGGATATTGTATAATACAGTTATGTTTCTTGTCCTGCTTTGTCAGAATATCCTCATATATAGTTTAGTTTATTTAGATTATTAATGGAATCTTTATGATCAAAATTATTATGGTATTTAGTGTTATCAAAATTCAAAGCTAACACTATGCCATAGAGAGATTGCTTACATTGAATTTCATTCTATTTGACTGTCCTACTCTTCAATCTATCCTGACAGTGACCATCTAAATTTTGCACTGTGTGTGGTCTCTCTGCTAACATAACTTCATATCTTGATCTGCAACGTACTCGATCTTACCATCATCATCAGTGCTGCATTACTATCATTTTTTGGACCTAGCGCTCAAAAATGCTTAGTACAAATCAGAGATATCATTTGGTGTGTAATAATTAAATTTGTAACGATCTTAGGACTACCAGTTCTATCCTTGCAACCCAGCCATGACACTCCCAAGCTTGTACAAGATTACTCGTATGTAATAAGATCCAAGAATAGTTGATCCAACGAACAATCTCTACACTTGAGGACATAAGATTTGTCTGTGTTGTCTGTTTGTCTAGCAACAAGGAGATTAAAGTAACTAAAATGACCCTCACAGGTTCGGGTTTTAAAATTGTTTTGCAGGTTATTGACAAAGTAGCATCAAATTAAGGATCATGGCTAAGCACCATCCCGATCTTATTATGTGCCGGAAGCAGCCAGGAATTGCCATTGGCCACCTGTGCGAGAAGTGTGATGGCAAGTGTGTCATCTGCGATTCATATGTGCGACCATGCACACTTGTACGTGTCTGCGATGAGTGCAATTATGGTTCTTTCCAGAGCAGGTGTGTCATCTGTGGGGGTGTTGGCATATCCGATGCATACTACTGCAAGGAGTGCACTCAGCAAGAGAAGGATCGCGATGGCTGTCCCAAGATAGTTAATCTAGGCAGTGCCAAGACGGATCTCTTCTACGAGCGGAAAAAGTATGGCTTCAAAAAAAGATGAAGAGAACAAAGTTTTCATGCCTGATCCTCTTAAGAACATCTTGTATCCTAATTATGCTTTTGAGATCTAAGATTTTACATTGTTCATGCTTT is a window from the Musa acuminata AAA Group cultivar baxijiao chromosome BXJ2-1, Cavendish_Baxijiao_AAA, whole genome shotgun sequence genome containing:
- the LOC135599060 gene encoding PHD finger-like domain-containing protein 5A; the encoded protein is MAKHHPDLIMCRKQPGIAIGHLCEKCDGKCVICDSYVRPCTLVRVCDECNYGSFQSRCVICGGVGISDAYYCKECTQQEKDRDGCPKIVNLGSAKTDLFYERKKYGFKKR